From Bacillus sp. (in: firmicutes):
ATCCTTTGTTCCCATTCAATTCTTAGTTCAGATTTATTCATCGCAAAACCTCCGCAAAATTTGATCTTTAGAAGATTATCGCATATAAAAAAGCGCCAAACCATGTGGGGATAGTTTGACGCTTACGCTAAAAACAAACGACTCAGGTTTGAACTTCGATGTTTCTTTAATGCCGAAATATCTTTAATTTGATTATGTCTAATGTTTATAAAATAAATTCCTTCTATTTCCCCCAATGGGTTAATATCAGAGATTTTGTTGTGTCTCAGAGTTAAATAATAAAGGCTACTAATATCTTTGATTGGACTGATATCACTTATTTCATTATGAGAAAGGTTTAAATCATTGATAAACTTACAATCCACTAAAGGAGTAATATCACTAATACCACAATTCTCTAAATAAAGTTTCTCCAACCCATTAAAAATATGAAATGTATTTGGCTCTGTTCTTTCCCTTTCATGCTGCTTGAACTGTTCTATATACAAATTTCCAATAGGCGACAAATCTGAGAAACTACAGTTCTGTAAATAAAGGTATCTAAGACTCATCAAACTTTGTAAAAAAGACCATTCCTTATTATCACTGCCTAGTACATACAATTCTTTCAAATTGTAAAACCCTTTCAAAAAGCTAAGGTTTATTGTTGGAACGTATATATGCAGTGATTTAATATGGACAAAATGCTCCATATCTGCAATCCATTGACCATTATCCGAATCATTTACATTGAAAGTGATGTCGGGGAATATCATACTAAATGCTGCTGAATCCCCAATCCAAGGGATTGGAAAACCTGATGCCTTTCCAACCGTAACCATTATCCCTTTAACAACCGATAAATCTTCTGCTGTAATTCTTTCGGATTTAATATTTAGCAGTTCTTTTACCGACCTTTCAAAACCCCTGTCTTTAAATTCAACAACACCCATCGCATTAACACCTCTTCGACTTAAATAAGTTTAACCAGCACTTTTACCGTTAATCGTGTCTTGTAATATAGCTCAAAAACTTTTTTTATAAAAGATATAAAAGCTGATTAGAGCCAGTCACAAAAACTAACCAATTTTCCTTAATAAAATCTACGAGTTATTAATTTATCCCCTACATTAATTAATTTATGGGGGATATTTTTTTCAACCCCTACAGTTGTTTCAAGAGATTACTTATACCACTTAGGCAGTTATAAAAAAACTGTCAATACAATTATAAGGTGTTGGTAATTATGGTATTTTCTAATTCTTATTTATTTCTGGGGTTATTTTCTGGGCTAGAGATCTGTAAATCAAATATTTTCTCAAGAATGCTTAAATGTTTTTCGGGGGTAATTTAAATGCAAACTTTAAAGTTAAGCGTAGATGTAACAATACCCGATGAATTTGTAGTTATCACTAAAGTTGAACTAGAGGAACTAGAAAAACAGCAGTTATTAGGAAAGTATTGGAATATGAAGGATTTAGAAAAACAAATCAACAAAAAACATGAATGGATTAAAGAAAATATTCTTTACCCAAATAGATTTAGAAAAATCCTAGATGTCGATAACGGTGGCTTTGTATATTACCCAAAGTCAAAAGGGCAAACATGGTCATTTCACGCACTAAAAATGGCTGAATTTCTAGATAAACATTTCAATCCGATTTTTTCAGAAAATTAATAACTGTCTAGGAAATATTGCTATACATTTAATTGCATTCCCTATATCATACGAGTGAACCGTTATTTCACTCGTCATCCAATAATCAAGAAAACAGGTGATAAAATGGCGAGCTATCAAAAAAGAGGTAACTCTTGGCAATACATCGTT
This genomic window contains:
- a CDS encoding leucine-rich repeat domain-containing protein, whose product is MGVVEFKDRGFERSVKELLNIKSERITAEDLSVVKGIMVTVGKASGFPIPWIGDSAAFSMIFPDITFNVNDSDNGQWIADMEHFVHIKSLHIYVPTINLSFLKGFYNLKELYVLGSDNKEWSFLQSLMSLRYLYLQNCSFSDLSPIGNLYIEQFKQHERERTEPNTFHIFNGLEKLYLENCGISDITPLVDCKFINDLNLSHNEISDISPIKDISSLYYLTLRHNKISDINPLGEIEGIYFINIRHNQIKDISALKKHRSSNLSRLFLA
- a CDS encoding DUF771 domain-containing protein; translation: MQTLKLSVDVTIPDEFVVITKVELEELEKQQLLGKYWNMKDLEKQINKKHEWIKENILYPNRFRKILDVDNGGFVYYPKSKGQTWSFHALKMAEFLDKHFNPIFSEN